Below is a window of Terriglobia bacterium DNA.
AGCGCGTGGCTCCTGACGGCGAGCCGGTCGTTCTAGGTCCGGCTGCGCCGAACGGTGCCGCCACGAGCCTTCGCGGACCGCGCCAGGTAGCGGTCGCGCAGCTCGATCAGGCTCAGGGAGGTCGCCTCAACCGGCGCCGGGTCGCCCCGGGACGCGCGGACCTGCCGGCGCGACGCGACGCGCTCCGGCCGGCCGGCGGCCCCGCGAGACTCCCGGTCCGGGTCGAGCCGGGTGACCGGCATGGCTTCGACTCCTCCGGGGAGACGCACCCTGAGCTTCCGGATCGCGAGTTCCGGCGCGAGCGCCGCGGTCCGAGACGCCAGCTCCAGGAGCTGCGCGGCGAGCGCCTCCGCCCAGCGCCGCTCCGGGACCTCGACCTCGAGGGTGCCGCGCTCGACGCGCACCGCACGGGCCCGGTCCGCCAGCACGCGGCCCGCCGCGCGCCGCCAGGCGTCGGCCAGCACGAGCTCGCGGGCGCGGTGCGGCGGGAGCGACAGGCCGCGCGCTCCCGGAGCGCCCAGCGTCTCGAACCCGCGATCGCGCCGGCGAGTCCCCATGCGGCGATTCTACGCGGGTCGCGCCGCGTCGACTATAATGCGGCGCCGGGAGGAGCGGCGTGAGCCACTGCATGTTCCGTACGAGCTGGGGAGGCGCGCTGTTCTGCCAGGATCCGGCGTACCTCGAGGGGTTCTGCAAGTTCCACCACGCGGCGCTGCTCCGCGGCGAGATCAACGAGCGCGGCGTGATCAACGAACGCCTCTCGGACCAGGCACGGCGGCGCGAGATCAACTTCCACGGAATCCAGGGGACCGACGGCACGTACGTGGAGGAGTGAGCGGTCGCCCTCGATCACCCTTCCGTAGGTTGCCCATCCAGCGGGTGCGCCGAGAGCCAGCTCTGCAG
It encodes the following:
- a CDS encoding DciA family protein; the protein is MGTRRRDRGFETLGAPGARGLSLPPHRARELVLADAWRRAAGRVLADRARAVRVERGTLEVEVPERRWAEALAAQLLELASRTAALAPELAIRKLRVRLPGGVEAMPVTRLDPDRESRGAAGRPERVASRRQVRASRGDPAPVEATSLSLIELRDRYLARSAKARGGTVRRSRT